From Candidatus Neomarinimicrobiota bacterium, a single genomic window includes:
- a CDS encoding (2Fe-2S)-binding protein: MEISLTVNGKKLKSGLSPNSTLLNFLREHGYKSVKRGCETGECGSCAVIVDGVPRASCITLALQAHERELTTVEALSSRPELSELQKRFIEVGAIQCGYCTPALLLLADNFLKNSTEPTEEEIRDAISGVLCRCTGYAKPLEAIRKVSGKA, from the coding sequence ATGGAAATATCGCTTACCGTTAACGGAAAGAAACTAAAATCAGGGCTGAGTCCGAACTCAACGCTGCTGAATTTTCTCAGGGAACACGGCTATAAGAGCGTCAAACGGGGATGCGAGACCGGTGAGTGCGGTTCATGCGCCGTCATTGTCGACGGCGTTCCGAGAGCCTCCTGTATCACACTCGCTCTTCAGGCACACGAGAGGGAACTGACTACTGTTGAGGCATTATCGAGCAGACCCGAATTATCAGAGCTGCAAAAACGCTTCATTGAAGTGGGAGCCATACAGTGCGGATACTGCACACCTGCATTGTTACTGTTGGCGGATAACTTTTTAAAAAACAGTACCGAACCGACCGAAGAAGAGATTCGAGATGCCATCTCCGGAGTATTATGCCGGTGCACAGGATATGCAAAACCCTTGGAAGCGATCAGGAAGGTGAGCGGTAAAGCTTGA
- a CDS encoding FAD binding domain-containing protein gives MTLSKLTEYHRPKRLSEAVDLLRENEGYFPIGGGTWLIPYGGKDVKGIIDLSEAGFKDIRLEEDLLHIGGSVTLRELLNSPEISEQSYEYLIRGIRAEGSSQLIQAASTIGGRTALAKGDSAFLATLAAADASVVIFGNMENELKLWDFISGTEWREERCIISAVEIKNRDQSQPLTFETIRFIPSAPPVISLAVGLEFANNLVESPIIVFSSISENLVRVTEAESALTGNKLDEKLITEVSEIVRDRIHPDPDPRGTPEYKKEMASVLIKRALRNIIRENG, from the coding sequence ATGACTTTAAGCAAACTCACAGAATATCACAGACCTAAAAGGTTATCTGAAGCAGTCGATCTTCTGAGGGAAAATGAAGGGTATTTTCCCATAGGAGGGGGAACCTGGCTCATCCCATACGGCGGCAAAGATGTTAAGGGAATAATAGACCTCTCTGAAGCGGGATTTAAGGATATCAGGCTCGAGGAAGACCTTTTACACATCGGGGGTTCGGTAACCCTGAGAGAACTTCTCAACTCTCCTGAAATATCAGAACAATCTTACGAATATCTTATCCGGGGGATCAGAGCTGAGGGTAGTTCTCAACTGATACAGGCTGCTTCAACTATCGGCGGAAGAACGGCGTTAGCCAAGGGAGATTCGGCATTTCTTGCCACATTGGCAGCAGCCGATGCCTCTGTAGTAATTTTCGGAAATATGGAGAACGAACTAAAACTCTGGGATTTCATCTCCGGTACCGAGTGGCGCGAAGAAAGATGTATAATATCGGCTGTTGAGATTAAAAACCGGGATCAATCTCAACCTTTAACTTTTGAAACTATAAGGTTTATACCGTCGGCGCCGCCGGTCATCTCGCTTGCGGTCGGCTTGGAATTCGCCAATAACTTAGTGGAGTCGCCGATAATTGTATTCTCGTCCATCAGCGAGAATTTGGTGAGGGTAACTGAAGCGGAATCGGCGCTGACAGGCAATAAACTCGATGAAAAACTGATAACGGAAGTCAGTGAAATAGTAAGAGACAGAATCCACCCGGATCCCGATCCGAGAGGGACTCCCGAATATAAAAAGGAAATGGCTTCGGTATTGATTAAGCGAGCGCTGCGAAATATCATCCGCGAGAACGGATAA
- a CDS encoding 8-oxoguanine deaminase codes for MSDGDTDSKDKWVFIEEGKIESTGSGPYPEADKVIDAKGMILLPGLINTHHHMFQTLTRNIPGAQDAPLFKWLETLYMIWGELSEEAIYVSAQVAIAELLLSGCTTTSDHLYLFPSKAASKLIDSEIEAAKELGIRFHPTRGSMSLGKSSGGLPPDDVIQEEEEIINDSIRLIEKYHDPEPHSMLRIALAPCSPFSVTENLMKKTREIADTHKVRLHTHLAESIEEENFCMETFGLRPVEYTESIGWLGDDVWFAHAVHLNENEIEKLSDTKTGVSHCPTSNMRLGSGIAPVSKMLDAGVKVSLAVDGSASNDSSNLLNELRQSLLLHRLGDDRWITAKEILHMATRGGAAILGRDDIGIIKPGASADLILIDLRDIGYAGAKSDPLASLLFCTGSQRVAWSIINGKVIVEDGKLLGVDLIGLAARADEISEEMIGRSSGGSAVVS; via the coding sequence ATGAGCGACGGGGATACAGATAGCAAGGACAAGTGGGTATTCATTGAAGAGGGTAAGATCGAATCAACCGGCAGCGGACCTTATCCGGAGGCTGATAAAGTCATTGATGCGAAAGGGATGATCCTGCTCCCCGGGCTTATCAACACCCACCATCACATGTTCCAGACGCTGACCCGAAATATTCCGGGCGCTCAGGATGCGCCGCTGTTCAAATGGCTTGAAACTCTGTATATGATATGGGGTGAACTCAGCGAAGAGGCGATATACGTCAGCGCTCAGGTAGCTATCGCGGAGCTTTTACTATCAGGGTGTACAACGACTTCCGATCATCTTTATCTCTTCCCCTCGAAGGCTGCGTCTAAGCTGATAGACTCCGAAATCGAGGCTGCAAAAGAACTCGGCATCAGGTTTCATCCGACCCGCGGCTCGATGTCCCTCGGCAAGAGTTCGGGAGGGTTGCCTCCGGACGATGTTATTCAGGAGGAAGAAGAAATAATCAACGACTCGATAAGGCTTATAGAAAAATATCATGACCCTGAACCACACTCGATGCTGCGGATCGCGCTCGCCCCATGTTCTCCCTTTTCGGTAACGGAAAACCTGATGAAAAAAACACGGGAGATCGCCGACACTCACAAAGTCAGACTGCATACACATCTTGCCGAATCAATCGAAGAAGAAAATTTTTGCATGGAAACCTTCGGTCTTCGTCCGGTTGAATATACCGAATCTATAGGATGGCTCGGAGATGACGTCTGGTTTGCACACGCAGTTCACTTGAATGAGAATGAAATCGAAAAACTTTCCGATACGAAAACAGGAGTGTCTCACTGCCCCACGTCGAACATGAGGCTCGGTTCGGGTATTGCGCCGGTCTCAAAAATGCTCGACGCGGGAGTGAAGGTTTCCCTCGCTGTTGACGGCTCTGCCTCGAACGACAGTTCAAATTTGTTGAACGAACTCAGGCAATCGTTACTCCTGCACCGTCTTGGGGATGACAGATGGATAACCGCTAAGGAGATACTGCATATGGCGACAAGAGGAGGAGCGGCGATTCTCGGGCGGGACGATATCGGTATCATAAAACCGGGCGCCTCGGCAGACCTGATTCTGATAGATTTAAGAGACATAGGATATGCGGGCGCAAAATCAGACCCGCTCGCCTCGCTGCTTTTTTGCACCGGTTCACAAAGAGTGGCGTGGTCTATCATCAACGGTAAGGTCATAGTCGAAGATGGTAAACTCTTGGGCGTCGATCTCATCGGATTAGCGGCCAGAGCCGACGAAATATCGGAAGAGATGATCGGTCGTTCGTCCGGAGGAAGCGCGGTCGTTTCTTAG